In Penicillium oxalicum strain HP7-1 chromosome VII, whole genome shotgun sequence, one DNA window encodes the following:
- a CDS encoding Dol-P-Man:Man(5)GlcNAc(2)-PP-Dol alpha-1,3-mannosyltransferase, which translates to MSKLSASLKSLINSPAARPHTVPAPPNISHVYRAIQQTAAAHKISQPSWLALSTAATMTMNSPDSLAALYQLASSSSSATDQNAAVASAELMREVGLKCISFNGIPRTINCLNAFRASLPEDIAAQLSTTPTRTPTPDNIAAISARGHALWDSIYRPFEKKLYQKLGTSHPDLPVHILHANYGALLSDPERETGASAGRVLTSLVAVACLRAQSGVGPQVISHVFGLRKALEDGSWASDVESEAGARWLASDEGNMWILESVDAIVEAIGGGMGSNFAPARAKL; encoded by the exons ATGTCCAAACTCTCTGCCAGTCTCAAatccttgatcaattccCCTGCTGCGCGGCCACATACGGTGCCAGCGCCACCTAACATCAGTCATGTCTATCGCGCGATCCAGCAAACAGCCGCGGCCCACAAGATCTCACAGCCCTCATGGCTTGCACTCTCG ACCGCCGCAACAATGACCATGAACTCCCCCGATTCACTAGCCGCCCTTTACCAActcgcctcctcctcttcatccgccACCGACCAAAACGCAGCCGTCGCCTCCGCGGAGCTCATGCGTGAAGTTGGCTTAAAATGCATCAGTTTCAACGGCATTCCCCGAACAATCAATTGCCTCAACGCCTTCCGCGCCAGTCTCCCCGAAGACATCGCCGCGCAGCTTTCCACCACACCCACCCGCACCCCTACGCCCGACAACATCGCCGCAATTTCCGCCCGGGGTCACGCCCTCTGGGACTCCATCTACCGTCCCTTTGAAAAGAAGCTCTACCAGAAACTGGGCACGTCGCATCCGGATCTCCCTGTGCATATCCTGCACGCGAACTATGGGGCGCTCCTATCGGATCCCGAGCGTGAGACTGGGGCATCGGCGGGCCGTGTGCTGACCTCTCTGGTGGCGGTGGCTTGTTTGCGCGCGCAATCGGGAGTCGGGCCTCAGGTCATATCGCATGTCTTTGGGTTGCGCAAGGCGTTGGAGGATGGAAGTTGGGCGAGTGATGTGGAGAGCGAGGCGGGTGCGCGGTGGTTGGCGAGTGATGAGGGGAACATGTGGATTTTGGAGAGTGTCGATGCGATTGTAGAGGCCATTGGTGGAGGAATGGGGTCGAACTTTGCTCCGGCGAGAGCGAAGCTGTAG